The proteins below are encoded in one region of Tsuneonella sp. CC-YZS046:
- a CDS encoding hydantoinase B/oxoprolinase family protein, with product MRLGSRDSARASSPARPLPAGEAYGRPDASAPASGPTGADARPIRELTESEFFERYNTDRFTASILANRMQYIVKHMSTVLLTTSFSMILREWYDFAATISGPPQLNYPMSTGSDSLSIFMFTMADGVRNIVEEFGPENIRPGDVLIANDPYRIGLHVNDVCFIRPVFYRGELVSFVTIRAHQLDMGGIVAGGFSGSKHNVYETGLVIPPILLYRDDQPQRPTFNLIFDNARFGDLLLPDMKSLYQSLLLGERLLMESIDRYEIDAFLGAIRYCCDVSGDAMRAAIREKIPDGVYEGEDALDCDGDSEDRECRLKVKITKVDDRMEFDFSGTSRQAATSINCGPLDVKAAVGVALKMAIEQKTPLSSGCFRTIDIVLPPGTFVSATPPLGPIFMYWEASFVVVSAIYRALADALGEDAVGPDFGSMMVHNGSGQWPDGTPWLSVSTCGGEHGPWGATRAGDGDSYTVNHTGNNLDPATEAIEGSIPVVVMRKEYVTDSGGPGRHRGGAAVMRDTLWLAEGGHNLTSLHAKTPAGIGVNGGGDGTSQACWLFPAQAADLKRSAADLIANEDAIYARSEPIAGMLDPDSKQLDPHGRYFYFGSRPVWQLGRGCALRFRTGGGGGWGDPLERDPEMVRRDVRDEYVSIAGARRDYGVIIRGDPVRHPEKLEIDLAATQALRWEMKAARGG from the coding sequence GTGAGGCTCGGCAGCAGGGACAGCGCGCGCGCTTCTTCTCCGGCCCGGCCGCTGCCGGCGGGGGAGGCATATGGAAGGCCGGATGCCTCCGCACCCGCATCCGGCCCGACCGGGGCGGATGCCCGCCCGATCCGCGAGCTTACCGAGAGCGAATTCTTCGAACGCTACAATACGGATCGGTTCACCGCATCGATTCTGGCGAACCGGATGCAATATATCGTGAAGCACATGAGCACGGTGCTGCTCACCACGTCCTTCTCGATGATCCTGCGGGAATGGTACGATTTCGCCGCGACCATTTCCGGCCCGCCGCAGCTCAACTATCCGATGAGCACCGGATCGGACAGCCTCTCCATCTTCATGTTCACCATGGCCGACGGGGTGCGCAACATCGTGGAGGAATTCGGGCCGGAGAACATCCGGCCCGGCGATGTCCTGATAGCCAACGACCCCTATCGCATCGGGCTGCATGTGAACGACGTCTGCTTCATCCGCCCGGTCTTCTATCGCGGCGAGCTTGTCTCCTTCGTCACCATCAGGGCGCACCAGCTCGATATGGGCGGGATCGTCGCCGGCGGTTTCAGCGGCTCCAAGCACAATGTCTATGAAACCGGCCTCGTGATCCCGCCGATCCTGCTTTATCGCGACGATCAGCCGCAGCGCCCGACCTTCAACCTGATCTTCGACAACGCCCGCTTCGGCGACCTGCTGCTGCCGGACATGAAATCCCTCTACCAGAGCCTGCTGCTGGGCGAACGCCTGCTGATGGAGAGCATCGATCGTTACGAGATCGACGCGTTCCTCGGGGCGATCCGCTATTGCTGCGACGTGTCGGGCGACGCGATGCGCGCGGCCATTCGCGAGAAGATCCCCGATGGCGTGTATGAAGGCGAGGATGCGCTGGATTGCGACGGGGATAGCGAAGATCGGGAATGCCGCCTGAAAGTGAAGATCACCAAGGTCGACGACCGGATGGAATTCGACTTCAGCGGCACCTCGCGGCAGGCGGCCACCAGCATCAATTGCGGCCCGCTCGACGTGAAGGCGGCGGTCGGCGTGGCGCTCAAGATGGCGATCGAGCAGAAGACGCCGCTTTCGTCCGGTTGCTTCCGCACCATCGACATCGTGCTTCCGCCGGGAACCTTCGTCAGCGCGACCCCGCCGCTCGGCCCGATCTTCATGTATTGGGAAGCGTCGTTCGTGGTGGTCTCGGCGATCTATCGCGCGCTTGCCGATGCACTGGGCGAGGATGCGGTCGGGCCGGATTTCGGCTCGATGATGGTCCATAACGGCAGCGGCCAGTGGCCGGACGGCACGCCCTGGCTCTCGGTATCGACCTGCGGGGGCGAGCATGGCCCGTGGGGCGCGACCAGGGCCGGAGACGGCGACAGCTACACCGTCAATCACACCGGCAACAATCTCGATCCCGCGACGGAAGCGATCGAGGGGAGCATTCCGGTGGTGGTGATGCGCAAGGAATATGTCACCGACAGCGGCGGGCCGGGCAGGCATCGCGGCGGCGCGGCGGTGATGCGCGACACGCTGTGGCTGGCCGAAGGCGGCCACAATCTCACTTCCCTTCATGCCAAGACCCCCGCCGGGATCGGGGTGAACGGCGGCGGCGACGGCACCTCGCAGGCCTGCTGGCTGTTCCCCGCGCAAGCCGCGGACCTCAAGCGGAGCGCCGCCGACCTGATCGCGAACGAAGACGCGATCTATGCCCGCTCGGAACCCATCGCGGGAATGCTCGACCCGGACAGCAAGCAGCTCGACCCCCACGGCCGGTATTTCTATTTCGGCTCCCGCCCCGTCTGGCAGCTCGGCAGGGGATGCGCATTGCGCTTCCGCACCGGCGGCGGGGGCGGCTGGGGCGATCCGCTGGAACGCGATCCGGAAATGGTCAGGCGCGACGTGCGCGACGAATATGTCAGCATCGCAGGCGCCCGGCGCGACTATGGGGTGATTATCCGGGGCGATCCGGTGAGGCACCCCGAAAAGCTCGAGATCGACCTTGCCGCCACCCAGGCCTTGCGCTGGGAAATGAAAGCCGCGCGGGGCGGTTAG
- a CDS encoding hydantoinase/oxoprolinase family protein: MLIGVDVGGTFTDVVSIGEFGIRTIKITTDSRNTELGVIAGAREIGVEQAHAFNHASTHGLNAVITRRLPKIAFLTSMGHRDILDAGRTWRPVADLTNPHWRRHFGDAAMPLVPRYLRRGVVERITTEGEVLIPLDERQAREQIAVLRECGVAGVAICLLNSYVNRVHEERLSEIVREEMGDIPCSISSEVSPLAKEYDRASTTVIDVFMHLIYSDYTQRLDEGLRALGFRGKLNYANCAAQLLSSEVAMERPYQIVFAGPAAGAVASTHFGKMVAKGNLLCADIGGTSCDISLVSDFRPYVNTTFELEHDLVVNALSVEVSSIGAGGGSLVSISNAGELQVGPGSAGSEPGPACYGKGGTDPTMTDTCLLMGIIDPDNFAGGRVRLDKGQSKRAFERLDTSLPFEDRVRFAFHVGLNNIAEGLTNVTIQHGIDPRDFSIIAFGAAGPMLLPSVLDKLHAAEVIVPPHPGLFSALGLVSSEQTYSDSRSAYRTLAPEVAPEIDEVFREMEANLRERLKDSHPDPIFIRAFDGRLLGQSWETPFIPIPPGKISPETVLEMIENFHSGYELRAGNRFPGIPVQSVTYRVETVMPTAKVDYPRLERRSEGAPAPDRVITLHYLAPEPIQAGEYRRTDLRFGDEILGPAVIREESATTFILSGQILSVGEFGELYIRRADNLW, encoded by the coding sequence ATGCTGATCGGGGTCGACGTCGGCGGGACCTTTACGGATGTGGTATCCATCGGCGAGTTCGGCATCAGGACGATCAAGATCACGACCGACAGCCGCAATACCGAGCTGGGAGTGATCGCCGGCGCCCGGGAGATAGGGGTGGAGCAGGCGCACGCCTTCAACCACGCCAGCACCCATGGCCTGAACGCGGTGATTACCCGCCGCCTGCCGAAGATCGCGTTCCTAACCTCCATGGGGCATCGGGACATACTCGACGCGGGCCGCACCTGGCGTCCGGTCGCCGACCTTACCAATCCGCACTGGCGCCGCCATTTCGGGGATGCGGCAATGCCTCTGGTGCCACGCTATCTGCGCCGGGGGGTGGTCGAGCGGATCACCACGGAAGGCGAGGTGCTGATCCCTCTGGACGAGCGGCAGGCCCGGGAGCAGATCGCCGTGCTTAGGGAATGCGGGGTCGCGGGCGTCGCGATCTGCCTGCTCAACAGCTATGTGAACCGCGTTCACGAGGAACGTCTGAGCGAGATCGTGCGCGAGGAAATGGGCGATATTCCCTGCTCCATTTCCAGTGAGGTATCCCCGCTGGCGAAGGAATATGATCGCGCCTCGACCACGGTGATCGATGTCTTCATGCATCTGATCTATAGCGACTATACGCAGCGGCTGGACGAGGGCCTGCGCGCGCTGGGGTTCCGGGGCAAGCTCAATTACGCCAATTGCGCCGCCCAGCTGCTCTCGTCAGAGGTGGCGATGGAGCGGCCCTATCAGATCGTCTTCGCCGGGCCTGCCGCCGGGGCGGTGGCCAGCACCCATTTCGGAAAGATGGTGGCCAAGGGCAATCTCCTGTGCGCGGACATCGGGGGAACCTCCTGCGACATCAGCCTGGTCAGCGACTTCCGCCCCTATGTGAACACCACCTTCGAGCTGGAACACGATCTGGTGGTGAACGCCTTGTCGGTCGAGGTTTCCAGCATCGGCGCGGGCGGCGGCAGCCTGGTGTCTATCAGCAATGCCGGGGAGCTGCAGGTCGGCCCCGGCAGCGCCGGTTCGGAACCCGGCCCCGCGTGCTACGGCAAGGGGGGGACGGACCCCACCATGACCGACACCTGCCTGCTGATGGGGATCATCGATCCTGACAATTTCGCGGGCGGGCGGGTCAGGCTCGACAAGGGCCAGTCGAAACGGGCTTTCGAAAGGCTGGACACCAGCCTGCCGTTCGAGGACCGGGTCCGCTTCGCCTTCCATGTGGGGCTCAACAATATCGCCGAAGGCCTGACCAACGTGACCATCCAGCATGGGATCGACCCGCGCGATTTCAGCATCATCGCGTTCGGCGCCGCCGGGCCGATGCTGCTGCCCTCGGTGCTGGACAAGCTGCACGCGGCCGAAGTGATCGTCCCGCCCCATCCCGGGCTTTTCTCCGCGCTGGGGCTGGTCAGTTCGGAGCAGACCTACAGCGACAGCCGCAGCGCCTATCGCACCCTGGCGCCGGAAGTCGCGCCGGAGATCGACGAGGTCTTCCGGGAAATGGAAGCGAATTTGCGGGAGCGCCTGAAGGACAGCCATCCCGACCCGATCTTCATCCGCGCCTTCGATGGCCGCCTGCTCGGCCAGAGCTGGGAAACGCCGTTCATCCCCATTCCGCCCGGAAAGATCAGCCCGGAAACGGTGCTGGAGATGATCGAGAACTTCCACAGCGGCTATGAGTTGCGGGCGGGCAATCGGTTTCCCGGCATTCCGGTGCAGAGCGTGACCTACAGGGTGGAAACGGTGATGCCCACGGCGAAGGTCGATTACCCCCGGCTGGAACGGCGTTCCGAGGGCGCTCCCGCCCCCGACCGCGTGATAACCTTGCATTATCTCGCCCCGGAACCGATCCAGGCGGGCGAATATCGCCGGACCGACCTTCGCTTCGGAGACGAGATCCTGGGGCCGGCGGTGATCCGGGAGGAAAGCGCGACCACCTTCATCCTCAGCGGCCAGATCCTGTCGGTGGGCGAGTTCGGCGAATTGTATATCCGGCGGGCGGACAATCTGTGGTGA
- a CDS encoding heavy metal translocating P-type ATPase, which yields MQDRADHEGHAHRTDAAAHGLMKDPVCGMAVDPATAAHRTRHEGVTHVFCSAGCKAKFEADPARYLAAALAHGDAHGHSHHGGGSSPAAPAPEGTIWTCPMHPEIRRDRPGSCPICGMALEPLVASADAGPSPELADMTRRFRVGLALALPVFLLEMGSHLIPALHHLVPVRISIWVQFLLATPVVLWAGWPFFERGWASLVNRSLNMFTLIAMGTGVAWLYSVVAALAPGIFPSAFRAADGTVAVYFEAAAVITVLVLLGQLLELRAREQTSGAIRALLDLAPKTARRIGGDGAEEDVPVEAVQIGDRLRVRPGETVPVDGTVEDGRSSLDESMVTGESMPVTRAPGDAVVGGTLNRSGALIIRAVKVGRDTMLSRIVQMVADAQRSRAPIQRMADRVSGWFVPIVILIALLAFLAWGLWGPEPRFAHGLIAAVSVLIIACPCALGLATPMSIMVGIGKGAGAGVLIKNAEALERMEKVDTLVVDKTGTLTEGKPAVTRIVAAGGFAEDEILRLAAGVEKASEHPLALAVVAAAEARGIAVPPVAEFDSPTGKGALGRVEGKAVVLGNAAFLRECGIDAAALSDQADTLRHDGATAIYVGVAGQAAGIFAIADPVKATTGDALKALHADGIRIVMLTGDNRTTAEAVARQLGIDEVEADVLPDQKSAVVARLKSEGRVVAMAGDGVNDAPALAAADVGIAMGTGTDVAIESAGVTLLKGDLTGIVKARRLSEATMRNIRQNLVFAFIYNAAGVPVAAGILYPVFGLLLSPIIAAAAMALSSVSVIGNSLRLRAVDL from the coding sequence ATGCAGGATCGCGCCGATCATGAAGGACATGCCCACCGCACGGACGCCGCCGCCCACGGGCTGATGAAGGACCCGGTGTGCGGCATGGCGGTCGACCCCGCGACGGCCGCGCATCGGACCCGGCATGAAGGCGTGACCCATGTGTTCTGCTCGGCGGGATGCAAGGCGAAATTCGAGGCCGATCCCGCCCGCTATCTGGCGGCAGCGCTAGCCCATGGCGATGCCCACGGCCACTCTCACCATGGCGGCGGCTCCAGCCCGGCGGCGCCTGCGCCGGAGGGAACGATCTGGACTTGCCCGATGCATCCCGAGATCCGCCGAGACAGGCCGGGAAGCTGCCCGATCTGCGGCATGGCATTGGAGCCGCTGGTGGCGAGCGCCGATGCCGGACCCAGCCCCGAGCTTGCCGATATGACGCGGCGCTTCCGGGTCGGCCTTGCGCTGGCCCTGCCGGTGTTCCTGCTGGAAATGGGGTCGCATCTGATTCCGGCGCTGCACCATCTCGTGCCGGTGCGAATATCGATCTGGGTCCAGTTCCTGCTGGCGACGCCGGTGGTGTTGTGGGCCGGCTGGCCGTTCTTCGAGCGCGGCTGGGCCTCGCTGGTCAACCGCAGCCTCAACATGTTCACGCTGATCGCCATGGGAACGGGAGTCGCCTGGCTCTACAGCGTCGTGGCGGCTCTGGCGCCCGGCATCTTCCCCTCCGCCTTCCGCGCGGCCGACGGAACGGTCGCGGTCTATTTCGAGGCCGCCGCCGTCATCACCGTGCTGGTCCTGCTCGGCCAGCTGTTGGAATTGCGCGCCCGTGAGCAGACTTCCGGCGCTATCCGGGCGCTGCTCGATCTCGCGCCGAAGACGGCGCGACGGATCGGCGGCGATGGCGCGGAGGAAGACGTTCCGGTCGAGGCTGTGCAGATCGGCGACCGCTTGCGGGTGCGCCCCGGCGAGACGGTGCCGGTTGACGGCACGGTCGAGGATGGCCGCTCCTCGCTCGATGAATCGATGGTCACGGGCGAATCCATGCCGGTGACGCGCGCGCCGGGCGATGCCGTGGTTGGCGGCACTCTCAACCGGAGCGGCGCGTTGATTATCCGTGCCGTGAAGGTCGGCCGCGACACGATGCTGTCGCGCATCGTGCAGATGGTCGCCGATGCCCAGCGCTCGCGCGCGCCGATCCAGCGCATGGCGGACCGGGTTTCCGGCTGGTTCGTGCCTATCGTGATCCTGATCGCGCTGCTGGCCTTCCTCGCCTGGGGCTTGTGGGGGCCGGAACCTCGCTTCGCGCACGGCCTGATCGCCGCCGTCTCGGTGCTCATCATCGCCTGCCCCTGCGCGCTGGGGCTGGCCACGCCGATGTCGATCATGGTCGGTATCGGCAAGGGCGCGGGCGCGGGAGTGCTGATAAAGAATGCCGAGGCGCTGGAGCGGATGGAGAAGGTGGACACGCTGGTCGTGGACAAGACCGGGACCCTGACCGAAGGCAAGCCCGCCGTGACGCGGATCGTGGCCGCCGGGGGCTTTGCCGAAGATGAGATCCTGCGGCTCGCCGCCGGGGTGGAGAAAGCCTCCGAGCATCCGCTGGCGCTCGCGGTCGTCGCGGCGGCCGAGGCGCGGGGCATCGCCGTTCCGCCGGTCGCGGAGTTCGATTCCCCGACCGGCAAGGGCGCGCTCGGCAGGGTCGAGGGCAAGGCGGTCGTGCTGGGCAACGCAGCGTTTCTCAGGGAATGCGGCATCGACGCTGCGGCCTTGTCCGATCAAGCCGACACTCTGCGGCATGATGGCGCGACGGCGATCTATGTGGGGGTCGCGGGCCAGGCGGCCGGGATTTTCGCCATCGCCGATCCGGTCAAGGCAACGACGGGTGATGCGCTGAAGGCCCTGCATGCGGACGGCATCCGCATCGTCATGCTGACCGGCGACAACCGCACCACGGCGGAAGCCGTGGCCCGGCAACTCGGTATCGACGAGGTCGAGGCCGATGTGTTGCCGGATCAGAAAAGTGCCGTGGTCGCGCGCCTCAAGTCCGAAGGGCGAGTGGTGGCGATGGCGGGCGACGGCGTGAACGACGCGCCGGCGCTGGCCGCCGCCGATGTGGGCATCGCCATGGGCACCGGCACGGACGTCGCCATCGAAAGCGCGGGCGTGACGCTGCTGAAGGGCGATCTGACCGGCATCGTCAAGGCGCGCCGCCTGTCCGAAGCGACGATGCGGAACATCCGCCAGAATCTCGTCTTCGCCTTCATCTACAACGCGGCCGGGGTTCCGGTCGCGGCGGGCATTCTCTATCCCGTGTTCGGGCTGCTGCTCTCGCCGATCATCGCCGCCGCCGCCATGGCCCTGTCCTCGGTCAGCGTCATCGGCAATTCGCTCCGGTTGAGGGCGGTGGACCTTTGA
- a CDS encoding acyl-CoA dehydrogenase family protein: MPIPAERLCYDEDHDLFRNSVRRFFERHLIPNLDRWEEERQVDRAFWNLAGEAGLLCPTVPEAYGGPGLDFRYNAVVTEELAYTGSSASLPLQSDIIADYFVRFGTEEQKKAYLPGMVSGELVAAIAMTEPGAGSDLKAIGTTARRDGGDYVINGSKTYISSGQHCDFVIVAAKTDPEAGARGISLLIVDADAKGFAKGRKLDKIGQHSADTSELFFDDVRVPASNVLGEIGEGFVQIMELLPQERLSQAIMGQAGAQRAFDETIAFTTTRKAFGQTIFDFQNTRFVMADYSAQLQVGWSHLDRCIVLQSEGGLSTASASAAKLWHTEMQWKLVDACLQFHGGAGYMNEYPIARMWRDARVQRIYGGTSEILREVVARSLGQA, translated from the coding sequence ATGCCAATCCCAGCGGAGCGACTGTGCTACGATGAAGATCACGATCTTTTCCGTAATAGCGTCCGGCGCTTCTTTGAAAGACATTTGATCCCCAACCTGGATCGGTGGGAGGAAGAGCGTCAGGTCGATCGCGCGTTCTGGAATCTGGCGGGCGAAGCGGGCCTGCTTTGCCCGACCGTGCCGGAGGCATATGGCGGCCCTGGGCTTGATTTCCGCTACAATGCCGTAGTCACCGAAGAGCTGGCCTATACGGGTTCTTCAGCCAGCCTGCCTTTGCAGTCGGATATCATCGCGGACTATTTCGTTCGATTTGGGACGGAAGAGCAGAAAAAGGCCTATCTTCCGGGAATGGTGAGCGGCGAACTGGTCGCGGCCATAGCAATGACCGAGCCGGGCGCTGGTTCGGATCTCAAGGCGATCGGGACGACGGCGCGCCGCGATGGCGGCGATTATGTGATCAATGGATCGAAGACATACATCAGCAGTGGCCAGCATTGCGATTTCGTCATCGTCGCGGCCAAGACCGATCCGGAAGCGGGTGCCAGGGGGATCAGCCTGCTGATCGTCGATGCGGATGCGAAAGGTTTTGCCAAGGGCCGCAAGCTGGACAAGATCGGCCAGCATTCCGCCGATACGTCGGAGCTGTTTTTCGACGATGTCCGGGTCCCGGCATCGAATGTGCTGGGAGAGATCGGGGAAGGCTTCGTCCAGATCATGGAGCTTCTCCCCCAGGAGAGGCTTTCCCAGGCGATCATGGGGCAGGCCGGGGCGCAGCGGGCGTTCGATGAGACCATCGCCTTCACGACGACACGGAAGGCGTTTGGGCAGACGATATTCGATTTCCAGAATACGCGCTTCGTCATGGCGGATTACAGCGCGCAATTGCAGGTCGGCTGGTCGCATCTCGACCGCTGCATCGTCCTTCAGTCGGAAGGCGGATTGAGCACGGCCTCGGCCTCGGCCGCGAAGCTCTGGCACACCGAGATGCAATGGAAACTGGTGGATGCATGCCTGCAGTTCCACGGCGGAGCGGGTTACATGAATGAATATCCGATCGCGCGGATGTGGCGCGATGCGCGGGTCCAGCGCATTTATGGCGGAACATCCGAAATACTTCGGGAAGTGGTCGCGCGTTCACTTGGCCAGGCATGA
- a CDS encoding zinc-dependent alcohol dehydrogenase family protein — MTEPDSDSAYAMVCDGPGRLLRGERGPLPAPGPGEILVKVLACGVCRTDLHVVDGEIPASYPIVPGHEIVGTVLAAGRDAIGFAPGQRVGIPWLGHTCGHCRYCKEGRENLCETPQFTGASRDGGYATHAVADARFCFALPEGLSDLEAAPLLCAGLIGWRAYRMAGPGQRIGLYGFGAAAHILAQLAVAEGRDVLAFTREGDADAQQFARALGCSWAGPSTAQPEEPLDAAIIFAPVGALVPTALKAVRKGGRVVCAGIHMSDIPSFPYADLWGERHILSVANLTREDGLTFLTPDIVGKLKSHTVPFPLAEANHALAALREGRLQGAAVLVP; from the coding sequence ATGACCGAGCCTGATAGCGACAGCGCCTACGCCATGGTTTGCGACGGCCCCGGCCGTCTCCTTCGCGGCGAGCGGGGGCCCTTGCCTGCCCCGGGACCCGGCGAGATATTGGTCAAGGTGCTGGCCTGCGGGGTATGCCGCACGGATCTGCATGTGGTGGACGGCGAAATCCCGGCGTCTTACCCGATCGTTCCCGGCCATGAGATCGTCGGAACGGTTCTGGCAGCAGGACGGGACGCCATCGGCTTCGCCCCTGGCCAGAGAGTGGGCATCCCCTGGCTCGGCCATACCTGCGGACATTGCCGCTACTGCAAGGAAGGCCGGGAAAATCTCTGCGAGACGCCGCAATTCACCGGAGCCAGCCGGGACGGCGGCTACGCCACCCATGCGGTGGCCGATGCCCGCTTCTGCTTCGCCCTGCCCGAGGGGCTGTCCGACCTCGAGGCCGCTCCGCTGCTTTGCGCCGGGCTGATCGGCTGGCGCGCCTATCGCATGGCCGGGCCGGGCCAGCGGATCGGGCTATACGGCTTCGGCGCCGCCGCGCATATCCTTGCGCAACTTGCCGTGGCGGAAGGCCGGGACGTGCTGGCGTTCACGCGCGAGGGTGACGCGGACGCGCAGCAATTCGCCCGCGCGCTGGGCTGCTCCTGGGCGGGGCCGAGCACGGCCCAACCGGAGGAGCCGCTCGACGCCGCCATCATCTTCGCGCCGGTGGGCGCCCTCGTTCCCACCGCGCTGAAAGCGGTTCGCAAGGGCGGACGCGTGGTCTGCGCGGGAATCCACATGAGCGACATTCCCTCCTTCCCCTATGCGGATCTGTGGGGCGAGCGCCACATCCTGTCGGTCGCCAATCTGACCCGCGAGGACGGATTGACCTTCCTGACGCCGGACATCGTCGGCAAGCTGAAAAGCCATACGGTGCCGTTTCCGCTTGCCGAGGCGAACCACGCTCTGGCGGCGCTCCGCGAGGGCAGGCTGCAGGGCGCCGCTGTCCTCGTGCCGTAA